A part of Gemmatimonas groenlandica genomic DNA contains:
- a CDS encoding 2-oxoacid:acceptor oxidoreductase subunit alpha yields the protein MSGINDFAFKMATVNGTGSASANSLLMQAIFRMGIPVTGKNIFPSNIQGLPTFYEVRVSKDGYTARPQHVDLVVALNPSTYAKDVATVRPGGYLVYDSSWPLESELEREGITIIGIPFGQMCVDTFIGDRDRTLLRNIVYAGALAALLEIDMDIIGQMLIEKFSKKKKLLESNNTAIRLGYDYAKQHFACPLPFHLEKMDATGDSILIDGNTAAGLGAVYAGATVGAWYPITPSTSLMEAFRGFCERFRVEPDTGLHKYCIIQAEDELAAAGIVIGAGWAGARAFTNTSGPGISLMQEFIGLAYYTEIPAVFYDVQRTGPATGMPTRTQQCDLMSLAYASHGDTKHIVLFPCSPEECFYIGTTAFDLAERFQTPVFVASDLDIGMNDWMCKRLVWDDSYQPDRGKVLDATELEQVKKFSRYLDVDGDGIAARTLPGVHPNGAYFVRGSGHDKHGAYTEDSDAYQEVVDRLTRKFATAATVVPAPEFHMQPDAHVAIVSLGSCHTAVLEAIDRLRDQGIVANYMRIKAFPFNSSVREFIDAHDAVFVVEQNRDAQLRSLLAIETGVPRDNMTPVLDYGGMPLTANVVVTAVANHFAEVSA from the coding sequence ATGAGTGGCATCAACGATTTCGCCTTCAAGATGGCGACGGTGAACGGGACCGGCTCGGCCAGCGCGAACAGCTTGCTGATGCAGGCGATCTTCCGGATGGGCATCCCGGTCACGGGCAAGAATATCTTCCCGTCGAACATTCAAGGACTGCCCACGTTCTACGAAGTGCGCGTGAGCAAGGACGGATACACCGCGCGTCCACAGCATGTGGATCTCGTGGTCGCTCTCAACCCCAGCACTTATGCCAAGGATGTCGCCACGGTGCGCCCTGGTGGATACCTGGTATACGACTCGTCGTGGCCGCTGGAATCGGAGCTCGAGCGCGAAGGCATCACGATCATCGGCATTCCGTTCGGTCAAATGTGCGTCGACACGTTCATCGGTGACCGGGATCGCACGCTGCTGCGCAACATCGTGTACGCCGGTGCGCTCGCCGCACTGCTCGAGATCGACATGGATATCATCGGGCAGATGCTGATCGAGAAGTTCTCCAAGAAGAAGAAGTTGCTCGAGTCGAACAACACGGCCATCCGGCTGGGCTACGACTACGCCAAGCAGCACTTCGCGTGTCCTCTGCCCTTCCATCTCGAAAAGATGGACGCGACCGGTGATTCCATCCTCATCGATGGCAACACCGCCGCTGGACTCGGCGCCGTGTACGCTGGCGCGACCGTCGGCGCGTGGTATCCGATCACGCCGTCCACATCGCTCATGGAAGCGTTCCGTGGCTTCTGCGAGCGCTTCCGTGTGGAACCCGACACGGGACTGCACAAGTACTGCATCATCCAGGCCGAGGACGAGTTGGCGGCGGCCGGCATCGTGATCGGCGCTGGCTGGGCGGGCGCGCGCGCGTTCACGAACACGTCAGGCCCCGGCATCTCGCTCATGCAGGAGTTCATCGGCCTCGCGTACTACACTGAAATTCCGGCCGTCTTCTACGACGTGCAGCGTACGGGCCCTGCTACCGGCATGCCCACGCGCACGCAGCAGTGCGACCTGATGTCGCTGGCCTATGCATCGCATGGCGATACGAAGCACATCGTACTGTTCCCGTGCAGTCCGGAAGAGTGCTTCTACATCGGCACGACGGCGTTCGACCTGGCCGAGCGGTTCCAGACGCCCGTGTTCGTGGCGAGTGATCTCGATATCGGCATGAACGACTGGATGTGCAAACGTCTCGTGTGGGATGACAGCTACCAGCCCGATCGCGGCAAGGTGCTCGACGCGACCGAGCTCGAGCAGGTGAAGAAGTTCTCGCGGTATCTCGATGTGGACGGCGACGGCATCGCCGCACGTACGCTCCCGGGCGTACACCCCAACGGCGCCTACTTCGTGCGCGGTTCGGGCCACGACAAGCACGGCGCGTATACCGAAGACTCCGACGCGTATCAGGAAGTCGTCGATCGGCTCACGCGAAAGTTTGCGACCGCCGCGACCGTGGTGCCGGCACCGGAATTTCACATGCAGCCCGACGCGCATGTCGCCATCGTCTCGCTTGGCAGCTGTCACACGGCGGTCCTCGAAGCCATCGATCGCCTGCGCGACCAGGGCATCGTGGCCAACTACATGCGCATCAAAGCGTTCCCATTCAACAGCAGCGTGCGCGAGTTCATCGACGCCCACGACGCGGTGTTCGTCGTCGAGCAGAACCGCGACGCGCAGCTGCGGTCGTTGCTCGCCATTGAAACCGGTGTCCCTCGCGACAACATGACGCCAGTGCTCGACTACGGCGGAATGCCGCTCACGGCGAACGTCGTCGTCACCGCCGTCGCGAACCATTTCGCCGAGGTATCCGCATGA
- a CDS encoding FAD-dependent oxidoreductase, which produces MALHTDVSTPDHYHKVVDCQWACPAHTNVPEYLRLIAQGRYTESYLLNRESNVFPGILGRTCDRPCEPACRRGRVDGKPVAICRLKRVAADLRDDISAYLPKPVTDRNGKRIALIGAGPSSLTVANDLLPLGYEVVIYEKNAQAGGLMRVNIPSFRLPEQVLDEETQCIIDMGAEVRYNTPVESLRTLLDEQYDAVFVGSGAPKGKELDIPGRWDPAVRDQIHIGIEWLSSVHFGHIESIGENVLIIGVGNTAMDCCRTSRRLGGTNTNVIARRGRKFFKASPWELEDAEEEGIHIIENHAPKRFVIEVGKLVGMEFERLEWSEANGRQTSTVIDTIIMPCDTVILAIGQDNAFPWIERDIGLEFDQWDMPVVNKASFQSSRPDVFFGGDAAWGPQNIIWAVEHGHQAAISIHKHCLGEDVTNRPAQGMHLTSTKMGMHSWMYSNEFNPSPRAQMSHAELVKRFASVSEEVELGYTPEQTATEVQRCLNCDIETHFTAKLCIECDACIDVCPVNCLTIAPVAETEAELRTRLKAPAENLSQDLYVSDALPQTQRIMVKDEDICLHCGLCAERCPTAAWDMQKFSLVLPYAFSASGTVVPVSV; this is translated from the coding sequence ATGGCTTTGCACACGGATGTCAGCACGCCCGACCACTATCACAAGGTGGTCGACTGCCAGTGGGCTTGTCCCGCGCACACCAATGTGCCGGAGTACCTCCGGCTGATTGCGCAGGGTCGGTACACCGAATCGTATCTGCTCAACCGCGAGTCCAACGTCTTTCCTGGCATCTTGGGAAGAACCTGCGACCGCCCTTGCGAGCCCGCCTGCCGGCGCGGCCGCGTCGATGGCAAGCCCGTCGCTATCTGCCGCCTCAAGCGTGTTGCGGCTGATCTCCGCGACGATATCAGCGCCTATCTCCCCAAGCCCGTTACCGACCGCAACGGCAAGCGTATCGCGCTCATCGGGGCCGGCCCGTCGTCGCTCACTGTGGCCAACGACTTGCTCCCGCTCGGCTACGAGGTCGTGATCTACGAGAAGAATGCGCAGGCGGGTGGCCTCATGCGCGTGAACATTCCGTCGTTCCGGCTCCCCGAGCAGGTGCTCGACGAAGAGACACAGTGCATCATCGACATGGGTGCCGAAGTACGGTACAACACGCCGGTGGAGAGCCTGCGCACGCTGCTCGATGAGCAGTACGATGCGGTCTTCGTGGGCAGCGGTGCCCCCAAGGGCAAGGAGCTCGACATTCCGGGACGATGGGATCCGGCCGTACGCGACCAGATCCACATTGGCATCGAGTGGCTCAGCTCCGTCCACTTCGGCCACATCGAATCGATCGGCGAGAACGTCCTCATCATCGGCGTCGGCAACACCGCCATGGACTGCTGCCGCACCTCGCGCCGGCTCGGCGGCACCAACACCAACGTGATTGCGCGCCGCGGCCGCAAGTTCTTCAAAGCCTCGCCGTGGGAACTCGAGGATGCCGAGGAAGAAGGCATCCACATCATCGAGAATCACGCGCCGAAGCGATTCGTGATCGAAGTCGGCAAGCTGGTCGGCATGGAATTCGAGCGACTGGAGTGGAGCGAGGCGAACGGGCGTCAGACGAGCACCGTGATCGATACGATCATCATGCCGTGCGATACCGTCATCCTCGCCATCGGACAGGACAACGCCTTCCCGTGGATCGAGCGCGACATCGGCCTCGAATTCGACCAGTGGGACATGCCGGTCGTGAACAAGGCGTCATTCCAGTCGTCGCGCCCCGACGTGTTCTTCGGCGGAGACGCCGCGTGGGGACCGCAGAATATCATCTGGGCCGTCGAGCACGGACATCAGGCCGCGATCTCGATTCACAAGCACTGCCTCGGCGAAGATGTCACGAATCGCCCCGCGCAGGGTATGCACCTGACCAGCACGAAGATGGGCATGCACTCGTGGATGTACAGCAACGAGTTCAACCCGTCACCGCGTGCGCAGATGTCGCACGCCGAGCTCGTGAAGCGATTCGCCAGCGTCAGTGAAGAGGTGGAGCTCGGCTACACCCCGGAGCAGACCGCGACCGAAGTGCAGCGCTGCCTGAATTGCGATATCGAAACACACTTCACGGCGAAGCTGTGCATCGAGTGCGATGCGTGTATCGATGTGTGTCCGGTGAACTGCCTCACGATCGCGCCGGTGGCCGAGACAGAAGCAGAACTCCGCACGCGTCTCAAGGCGCCAGCGGAGAACCTCTCCCAGGATTTGTATGTGTCGGACGCGTTGCCGCAGACACAACGCATCATGGTGAAAGACGAAGACATCTGCCTGCATTGCGGGCTCTGCGCTGAACGTTGCCCCACCGCCGCGTGGGACATGCAGAAATTCTCCCTCGTATTGCCCTATGCCTTCAGCGCGTCGGGCACCGTCGTTCCGGTGAGTGTATGA
- a CDS encoding YybH family protein produces the protein MIDTLPSVPLPPALDRVLRDYERAWRARDVSALVALFTEDGFVLQPGRAPARGRAALARVYAGQGGGALRLRALAYAHADTVGYLIGAYGYGDAPGDEGKFTLTLRRVRDGRWLIASDMDNGSKPPG, from the coding sequence ATGATCGACACACTGCCATCCGTGCCGTTGCCGCCGGCGCTCGACCGGGTGCTCCGCGACTACGAGCGCGCGTGGCGCGCCCGCGATGTATCGGCGTTGGTGGCGCTCTTCACCGAAGATGGTTTCGTGCTGCAGCCCGGTCGCGCCCCGGCACGTGGGCGCGCCGCGCTGGCCCGCGTGTATGCGGGACAGGGCGGCGGCGCGTTGCGTCTCCGGGCGTTGGCGTACGCCCACGCCGACACCGTTGGATATCTCATCGGTGCGTACGGCTACGGCGACGCACCCGGCGACGAGGGCAAGTTCACGCTGACATTGCGGCGGGTGCGCGACGGCCGCTGGTTGATCGCGTCGGACATGGACAACGGCAGCAAACCACCGGGTTGA